Proteins encoded by one window of Effusibacillus pohliae DSM 22757:
- a CDS encoding YaaL family protein gives MSGKGFWNKWKAWTEGPDKEPSDEEKFLEELRQAHQDWILAQQRIDLLSDPDLIDHAIYVLEAAEKKYSFYLRKAREKGIRIDIPYPKAM, from the coding sequence ATGAGCGGGAAGGGGTTTTGGAACAAATGGAAGGCCTGGACGGAAGGACCGGACAAGGAACCATCGGACGAAGAAAAGTTTTTGGAAGAACTGCGCCAGGCGCATCAGGATTGGATACTGGCGCAGCAGCGGATCGATTTGCTGTCCGACCCGGATCTGATTGACCACGCGATTTACGTGTTGGAAGCGGCGGAGAAAAAGTACAGTTTTTATCTACGAAAAGCTCGGGAAAAAGGAATCCGCATCGACATCCCTTACCCGAAAGCGATGTAG
- the recR gene encoding recombination mediator RecR, protein MYYPQPIADLIDGFMLLPGIGPKTAQRLAFHVLNMKEEDVLEFAKALVNAKRHLHYCSICCNITDVDPCRICSDPSRNREILCVVQDAKDVVAMEKTREFNGRYHVLQGAISPMEGIGPDQIRIPELLRRLQDTDVNVQEVILATNPNVEGEATAMYISRLLKPAGIKITRIAHGLPVGGDLEYADEVTLSKALEGRREI, encoded by the coding sequence CTGTATTATCCGCAGCCGATCGCCGATCTGATTGACGGATTCATGCTGCTGCCCGGAATCGGCCCAAAAACGGCGCAGCGCCTTGCGTTCCACGTACTGAATATGAAAGAGGAGGACGTATTGGAATTTGCCAAAGCTTTGGTGAACGCCAAGCGTCATCTGCATTACTGTTCGATCTGCTGCAACATCACCGATGTCGATCCCTGCCGGATTTGCAGCGATCCGTCGCGAAACCGAGAGATCCTGTGCGTCGTGCAGGACGCCAAAGACGTAGTGGCGATGGAAAAAACGCGCGAGTTCAACGGCCGCTACCATGTGCTGCAAGGGGCGATTTCCCCGATGGAAGGAATCGGTCCCGACCAGATTCGAATTCCGGAGCTGCTTCGCCGCTTGCAGGACACGGACGTGAATGTGCAGGAGGTAATCCTCGCCACCAACCCGAATGTGGAAGGTGAGGCGACCGCCATGTACATCTCCCGTTTGCTGAAACCGGCCGGCATCAAAATTACCCGCATCGCCCACGGCCTGCCCGTGGGAGGCGACCTGGAGTACGCGGACGAAGTCACGCTGTCGAAAGCGCTGGAAGGCCGCCGGGAAATCTAA
- a CDS encoding YbaB/EbfC family nucleoid-associated protein: MKNMNQLMKQAKKMQEELMKAQAALGEKTVEGSAGGGAVTVVVTGHKLVQSVTIKPEVVDPDDVEMLQDLVLAAVNDAMKKADEMTQKELGHFTKGFNLPF; the protein is encoded by the coding sequence ATGAAAAACATGAATCAATTGATGAAACAGGCAAAAAAAATGCAGGAAGAGCTGATGAAAGCGCAAGCGGCGCTGGGGGAAAAAACGGTGGAAGGTTCGGCCGGGGGCGGCGCGGTCACGGTGGTCGTCACCGGACACAAGCTCGTGCAATCGGTCACCATTAAGCCGGAGGTGGTCGATCCCGACGATGTGGAAATGCTGCAGGACCTCGTGCTGGCCGCCGTCAACGACGCGATGAAAAAAGCGGATGAAATGACGCAAAAAGAACTGGGTCATTTTACGAAGGGATTCAACCTTCCGTTTTAG